Proteins from a genomic interval of Trifolium pratense cultivar HEN17-A07 linkage group LG6, ARS_RC_1.1, whole genome shotgun sequence:
- the LOC123890928 gene encoding cell cycle checkpoint control protein RAD9A, translating to MELTLSDNSLKTFARCITCLARIGNELSIQASSSQLLFHTINSSRSAYQSINFKPSFFDVYTVSSNLVQCSVLLKAVCAVLRTPIANIDHLTVKLPEPDSLKVQWILDCYSGMRKTYWITCNVEPDIQHLSLDRQKFPSNFVVRPRDLNRLLANFQSSLQEITIIATEAASLPPDSANEIGGKAVELRSYIDPTKDNDSLLHTQLWIDPKEEFLQYVHTGDPVDVTFSVKELKAFLSFCEGCEIDIHLHFEKTGEPILMAPKFGLEDGSHSNFDATLVLATMLTSQLHEGAASEPPVVSNRTHARTEERNESPLQQENCRTNASELQSDHTRIWSDLSAPAVRNNSVMEERQVQEETTLNDNEQREIQRISTVQITRGKLVAGNNPSGSNFCQPTENDHVQIPQDMLPNNGQAFSQHHPSNWVDAEDDDDEDDADEDEQCIQATPPYYDEQ from the exons ATGGAGTTGACGTTAAGCGATAACTCTCTCAAAACCTTTGCACGATGCATCACGTGCCTCGCACGCATCGGAAACGAACTCTCAATTCAAGCTTCTTCTTCTCAG CTTCTTTTCCACACAATCAATTCATCACGATCTGCATATCAATCCATCAATTTCAAACCTAGTTTCTTTGACGTCTACACAGTTTCCAGTAATCTCGTGCAATGTAGTGTGCTTCTCAAG GCTGTTTGTGCTGTTCTTCGGACACCTATTGCAAATATTGATCATTTGACCGTGAAACTACCCGAGCCGGATTCTCTCAAAGTTCAGTGGATTCTAGATTGCTACAGTG GTATGAGAAAAACCTATTGGATTACTTGCAATGTTGAACCTGACATACAACACTTGTCCCTTGATAGACAAAAGTTTCCAAGCAACTTTGTCGTGAGGCCTCGTGACCTGAACAGGTTACTTGCTAATTTTCAGTCATCTCTTCAAGAAATCACTATCATTGCAACAGAAGCCGCTTCTTTACCTCCTGATTCTGCAAATGAAATTGGTGGAAAGGCCGTTGAACTTCGAAGTTATATTGACCCAACCAAAG ACAATGATTCATTGCTACACACCCAACTGTGGATAGATCCTAAAGAGGAATTTTTGCAGTATGTTCACACAGGGGACCCTGTAGATGTGACTTTCAGTGTAAAAGAACTTAAG GCATTTCTTTCATTTTGCGAGGGCTGTGAAATTGATATCCATTTACATTTTGAGAAAACTGGCGA ACCGATTCTCATGGCACCAAAATTTGGTTTGGAAGATGGCTCCCACTCAAATTTTGATGCCACCCTTGTACTGGCAACCATGTTAACATCTCAGCTTCATGAAGGCGCTGCATCAGAACCTCCAGTGGTGTCTAACAGAACACATGCTCGAACTGAAGAAAGAAATGAATCCCCCTTGCAGCAAGAGAACTGCAGAACGAATGCATCAGAACTTCAATCTGACCACACCCGTATTTGGTCAGACCTCTCAG CACCTGCAGTTAGAAATAATAGTGTTATGGAAGAAAGGCAAGTGCAAGAAGAAACAACTTTGAATGATAATGAACAGAGAGAAATTCAAAGGATTAGTACAGTGCAAATTACAAGAGGAAAATTAGTTGCAGGAAACAATCCCAGTGGTTCCAATTT CTGCCAACCAACTGAAAATGATCATGTACAAATTCCTCAAG ATATGTTGCCAAATAATGGTCAAGCATTTTCACAGCATCATCCCAGTAACTGGGTAGATGCTGAAGATGATGACGATGAAGATGACGCTGATGAGGATGAGCAGTGCATTCAGGCAACACCGCCATACTATGACGAACAATAA
- the LOC123890927 gene encoding heavy metal-associated isoprenylated plant protein 35-like — protein MEPPTETRPELVVVGQDAPPPPPPEDPTLQSLMCKVCTLKVSIHCQGCLRKVRKVLHSIDGVYKTMIDLKQQKVEVMGNVDTDTLIKILTQTGKRAELWPDTEPIKKKKKKKKKKKKPKPDNNNQSTDQKQSDGESSDEGNQTDGNENEAVKVVVQDTAPRNPATEGCGGGGGGRIVEGGWPTGRGGVQFQEMKPEVRHVMTFPAGNQFNQLPVAEKKVTIAVENGAGNDGGYRRNRMYYKGQKGNNEGLNVSFEPSSGDWNQNQMHGNGPYGNGPGSGPGTVSFMGPPNESPSRNQYPAHYHAPGSPPMVCGGSFHTGYPSSMKYGASYYTASSQPYSYSAYMHQSNDSDSESYTYTTPRSRESRPSSSFELFSDENPNACSVM, from the exons ATGGAACCACCAACAGAAACAAGACCCGAATTAGTAGTAGTTGGTCAGGatgcaccaccaccaccaccaccagaaGATCCAACGTTACAATCTCTCATGTGCAAG GTTTGTACGTTAAAAGTTTCCATTCATTGCCAAGGCTGCTTGAGAAAAGTCAGAAAAGTCCTCCACAGCATAGACG GTGTTTATAAAACGATGATTGATTTGAAGCAACAAAAAGTGGAAGTAATGGGAAACGTAGACACTGATACACTGATTAAGATACTCACACAAACGGGAAAACGCGCAGAGTTATGGCCTGATACAGAACCgatcaagaagaaaaagaaaaagaagaagaaaaagaagaaaccaAAGCCAGATAACAATAATCAGAGCACAGATCAGAAACAGAGTGACGGAGAAAGCAGTGATGAAGGAAACCAAACCGATGGTAACGAAAACGAAGCTGTTAAAGTTGTTGTTCAAGACACAGCGCCGAGAAATCCTGCCACCGAAGGTTGCGGCGGCGGCGGAGGTGGAAGAATTGTTGAAGGAGGATGGCCAACCGGAAGAGGCGGTGTGCAATTTCAAGAAATGAAGCCGGAGGTTAGACATGTTATGACTTTTCCAGCCGGTAACCAGTTTAACCAGTTACCGGTTGCAGAGAAAAAGGTTACGATCGCGGTTGAGAATGGAGCGGGAAACGACGGTGGATATAGAAGGAATAGAATGTATTACAAGGGGCAAAAAGGGAATAATGAAGGTTTAAATGTTAGTTTTGAACCTTCTTCTGGTGATTGGAATCAGAATCAGATGCATGGGAATGGGCCTTATGGGAATGGGCCAGGGTCAGGCCCAGGAACAGTTTCGTTTATGGGCCCACCTAATGAAAGTCCTTCAAGGAATCAATACCCAGCGCATTATCATGCACCAGGTTCTCCTCCTATGGTGTGTGGTGGAAGCTTTCATACGGGGTATCCTTCTTCCATGAAGTACGGTGCATCGTATTATACGGCGTCATCGCAACCGTATTCGTATTCTGCTTATATGCATCAAAGTAATGATTCTGACTCTGAATCTTATACGTATACTACACCACGTTCACGTGAATCACGCCCGTCAAGTTCGTTTGAGTTATTTAGTGATGAAAATCCTAATGCTTGCTCAGTCATGTAA